A section of the Amycolatopsis sp. AA4 genome encodes:
- a CDS encoding 3-hydroxyacyl-CoA dehydrogenase family protein, with protein sequence MAREISTVGVVGLGTMGAGIAEVLARSGLDVVAVELDEAGVERGLGHLRHSTGRALAGGKLDEAGREALLGRIRATTSLSELSEVDLVIEAIPENLAAKAEVFSRLDQVTRPDVVFASNTSSLSITEIGVHTARPGKVVGMHFFNPAPVLKLVEVVRTVVTEPDVVSDVVEFAQRLGKSPVVIGDRAGFIANALLFGYLNHAVRMYEQRYATREDLDAAMRFGCGYPMGPLALLDLIGLDTAYEILDTMYHQSRNRLHAPAPLLKQMITAGQLGRKSGHGFYTYDAPDSPVVVDSVASSTVDSSVAREVRSVGVIGTGTMATGIAEVFAKRGFAVVLRARSLEKAEASVAKVKKSLDKAVVKGKLSEEDAAAALGRIRPVTEFEELADVDLVVEAVAEELSVKQAVFSALDEVVRPGAVLATTTSSLPVIECAAATSRPGDVVGLHFFNPAPVMKLVEVVSTIATAPDVTATAAAVCAAVGKHPVHCGDRAGFIVNALLFPYLNDAVKMLEAHYASADDIDTAMKVGCGLPMGPFELLDVVGLDVSLAIERTLFNEFREEGFAPAPLLEHLVTAGRLGRKTGKGFKDY encoded by the coding sequence GTGGCACGGGAAATCTCGACGGTCGGTGTGGTCGGTCTCGGCACGATGGGCGCGGGCATCGCCGAGGTGCTCGCGCGCAGCGGACTCGACGTGGTCGCGGTCGAACTCGACGAGGCCGGGGTCGAACGCGGCCTCGGCCACCTGCGGCATTCGACCGGACGGGCGCTCGCGGGCGGGAAGCTCGACGAGGCGGGCCGGGAGGCGCTGCTGGGCCGGATCCGCGCCACGACCTCGCTCTCCGAACTGTCCGAAGTGGACTTGGTGATCGAGGCGATCCCGGAGAACCTCGCGGCGAAGGCCGAGGTGTTCTCCCGGCTGGACCAGGTGACGCGGCCGGACGTGGTGTTCGCGTCCAATACGTCCTCGCTGTCGATCACCGAGATCGGCGTGCACACCGCGCGGCCGGGCAAGGTCGTCGGGATGCACTTTTTCAACCCGGCGCCGGTGCTGAAGCTGGTCGAGGTCGTGCGCACGGTGGTCACCGAACCGGACGTGGTGTCCGACGTCGTGGAATTCGCGCAGCGGCTGGGCAAATCGCCGGTGGTGATCGGCGACCGGGCCGGGTTCATCGCGAACGCGCTGCTGTTCGGCTATCTCAACCACGCGGTGCGGATGTACGAACAGCGGTACGCCACTCGCGAAGATCTCGACGCGGCAATGCGTTTCGGCTGCGGCTACCCGATGGGCCCGCTCGCGCTGCTCGATTTGATCGGGCTGGACACCGCGTACGAAATCCTCGACACGATGTACCACCAATCCCGCAACCGGCTGCACGCGCCCGCGCCGCTGCTGAAGCAGATGATCACCGCGGGTCAGCTGGGTCGCAAGAGCGGGCACGGTTTTTACACCTACGACGCCCCGGATTCGCCAGTGGTGGTGGATTCGGTCGCATCGTCTACTGTGGACTCTTCGGTGGCTCGCGAGGTGCGTTCCGTCGGCGTGATCGGCACCGGAACCATGGCCACCGGCATCGCGGAAGTGTTCGCCAAGCGCGGTTTTGCCGTCGTACTGCGGGCGCGCAGCCTGGAGAAGGCCGAAGCGTCGGTGGCGAAGGTGAAGAAGTCGCTCGACAAGGCCGTGGTGAAGGGCAAACTGTCCGAAGAGGACGCCGCGGCCGCGCTCGGCCGGATCCGGCCGGTGACGGAATTCGAGGAACTGGCCGACGTCGACCTGGTGGTCGAGGCGGTGGCCGAAGAGCTTTCCGTTAAGCAGGCGGTGTTTTCGGCGTTGGACGAGGTCGTCCGGCCGGGCGCGGTGCTCGCGACCACGACGTCCTCGCTGCCGGTCATCGAATGCGCCGCGGCGACTTCGCGGCCGGGAGACGTGGTCGGTCTGCACTTCTTCAATCCCGCGCCGGTGATGAAACTGGTGGAAGTGGTGTCGACGATCGCGACCGCGCCGGATGTCACCGCGACCGCGGCAGCAGTGTGCGCGGCGGTCGGCAAACACCCCGTGCACTGCGGCGACCGCGCCGGATTCATCGTGAACGCGTTGCTTTTCCCGTACCTCAACGACGCGGTGAAAATGCTGGAGGCGCATTACGCGTCGGCGGACGACATCGACACCGCGATGAAGGTCGGCTGCGGCCTGCCGATGGGACCGTTCGAATTGCTGGACGTGGTCGGACTGGACGTGTCGCTGGCGATCGAGCGGACGCTGTTCAACGAGTTCCGCGAAGAAGGCTTCGCGCCCGCACCGCTTTTGGAACACCTGGTGACGGCGGGACGGTTGGGTCGCAAGACGGGCAAGGGTTTCAAGGATTACTGA
- the dhaM gene encoding dihydroxyacetone kinase phosphoryl donor subunit DhaM has protein sequence MTVGIVLVSHSAKLAEGLAELAAQMAPDVRIVPAGGLPDGGGIGTDYDEVVAATQRADSGDGVVLLYDLGSAQMTAELAVESLADPSAAVVVDAPLVEGAVAAAVAAQGGANTKAVGEAAASAGVAPDLAAVEPSAAGEEGVVEKEFTLTNDVGLHARPAAVVVRSLAEFEAEVSIRLGEQEADAHSVLALMSLGARQGDRIVVRARGAQASEAVAKVAELVESNFGE, from the coding sequence GTGACCGTCGGAATCGTTCTTGTGTCGCACAGCGCGAAACTGGCCGAAGGCCTGGCCGAACTGGCCGCTCAGATGGCCCCGGACGTCCGGATCGTCCCGGCGGGCGGGCTGCCCGACGGCGGCGGCATCGGCACCGATTACGACGAGGTCGTCGCGGCCACGCAGCGCGCGGATTCCGGCGACGGCGTGGTGCTGCTGTACGACCTCGGCAGCGCGCAGATGACCGCTGAACTGGCGGTGGAATCGCTGGCGGATCCGTCCGCCGCGGTGGTGGTCGACGCGCCGCTGGTGGAAGGCGCGGTGGCCGCGGCCGTCGCGGCGCAGGGCGGCGCGAATACCAAGGCGGTGGGCGAGGCCGCGGCGAGTGCCGGGGTCGCGCCGGACCTGGCCGCGGTGGAGCCGTCGGCGGCGGGCGAGGAAGGCGTGGTGGAGAAGGAATTCACGCTGACCAACGACGTCGGCCTGCACGCGCGCCCGGCCGCGGTCGTGGTGCGCAGCCTCGCGGAATTCGAGGCCGAGGTGTCGATCCGGCTGGGCGAGCAGGAGGCGGACGCGCACAGCGTGCTGGCGCTGATGTCGCTCGGCGCGCGCCAGGGCGACCGGATCGTGGTGCGGGCTCGCGGGGCGCAGGCGTCCGAGGCGGTGGCGAAGGTGGCCGAGCTGGTGGAGTCGAACTTCGGGGAGTGA
- the dhaL gene encoding dihydroxyacetone kinase subunit DhaL: MACTAEGVAAALRAAAEVIAEHRTELVDLDRAIGDADHGENLSRGFTAIVSALETAVPETPAGVLKLAATTLISKVGGAAGPLYGTAFLRASAKVGDAAELDVPLLLDALRAALEGVQARGKAVGGDATMVDALIPAVSAAEGTADGTIAEVLTAAADGADRGAESTVDLIPRKGRASYLGERAVGHMDPGARSTALLLRAFAEAAR; this comes from the coding sequence ATGGCCTGCACTGCCGAAGGGGTCGCGGCCGCGTTGCGCGCCGCCGCCGAAGTGATCGCCGAACACCGCACCGAACTGGTGGACCTCGACCGCGCGATCGGCGACGCCGACCACGGCGAGAACCTGAGCCGCGGCTTCACCGCGATCGTCTCCGCGCTGGAGACCGCGGTGCCGGAAACCCCGGCCGGGGTCCTGAAACTCGCTGCCACCACGCTGATTTCCAAGGTCGGCGGCGCGGCCGGACCGCTGTACGGCACGGCTTTCCTGCGTGCGTCGGCGAAGGTCGGCGACGCGGCGGAGCTGGACGTGCCGCTGCTGCTGGACGCGCTGCGGGCGGCCCTGGAGGGGGTGCAGGCGCGCGGCAAGGCGGTCGGCGGCGACGCGACGATGGTCGACGCGCTGATCCCGGCCGTCTCCGCGGCCGAAGGCACCGCGGACGGAACGATCGCGGAGGTGCTCACCGCCGCCGCGGACGGGGCCGACCGGGGCGCGGAGTCCACTGTGGACTTGATCCCGCGCAAGGGCCGTGCCTCGTACCTCGGGGAACGCGCGGTCGGGCATATGGATCCCGGGGCTCGTTCGACGGCGTTGCTGCTGCGCGCGTTCGCGGAGGCGGCCCGGTGA
- the dhaK gene encoding dihydroxyacetone kinase subunit DhaK, with the protein MKKIINDPAAVVAESLRGLAVAHADLLRVRDDPALVVRADAPVAGKVAVVSGGGSGHEPLHGGFVGPGMLDAAVPGPVFTSPTPDAVQGAIAATTGPAGALLIVKNYTGDVLNFETAAELAAAEDLDVRSVVIDDDVAVKDSTFTAGRRGVGGTVLLEKIAGAAAERGDSLGAVEALARKVIGQVRSIGVALSAPTVPHAGEPSFDLGPDEIEFGIGIHGEPGRERIPAEPADALVGRMVEAVVSDLPFESGDKVLLFTNSMGGTPQLELYLAHGIAERLLAERGILVERRLVGPYITSLEMQGISLTLLKLDDELTQLWDAPVRTPALRWGI; encoded by the coding sequence ATGAAGAAGATCATCAACGATCCGGCGGCCGTGGTCGCCGAATCGCTGAGAGGGCTCGCGGTCGCGCACGCGGACCTGCTACGCGTGCGCGACGATCCGGCGCTGGTCGTGCGCGCGGACGCGCCGGTGGCGGGCAAGGTCGCGGTGGTGTCCGGCGGCGGGTCCGGGCACGAGCCGCTGCACGGCGGGTTCGTCGGTCCCGGGATGCTCGACGCGGCGGTGCCCGGTCCGGTGTTCACCTCGCCGACCCCGGACGCGGTGCAGGGCGCGATCGCGGCGACCACCGGTCCGGCCGGGGCGCTGCTGATCGTGAAGAACTACACCGGCGACGTGCTGAACTTCGAGACCGCCGCCGAACTGGCCGCGGCCGAGGACCTGGACGTGCGCAGCGTGGTCATCGACGACGACGTGGCGGTCAAGGACTCCACGTTCACCGCCGGGCGGCGCGGCGTCGGCGGCACCGTGCTGCTGGAGAAGATCGCCGGCGCGGCGGCCGAGCGCGGCGATTCGCTGGGCGCGGTGGAAGCGTTGGCGCGCAAGGTGATCGGACAGGTCCGCTCGATCGGAGTGGCGCTGTCCGCGCCGACCGTGCCGCACGCCGGCGAGCCGAGTTTCGACCTCGGGCCGGACGAGATCGAGTTCGGCATCGGCATCCACGGCGAGCCCGGCCGCGAGCGGATCCCGGCCGAACCGGCCGACGCGCTGGTCGGCCGGATGGTCGAGGCGGTGGTGTCCGACCTGCCGTTCGAATCCGGCGACAAGGTGCTGCTGTTCACGAACTCGATGGGCGGCACGCCGCAGCTGGAGCTGTACCTCGCGCACGGCATCGCCGAGCGGCTGCTGGCCGAGCGCGGCATCCTGGTCGAGCGCAGGCTGGTCGGCCCGTACATCACCAGCCTGGAAATGCAGGGCATCAGCCTGACCCTGCTGAAATTGGACGACGAGCTTACGCAGCTGTGGGACGCGCCGGTGCGCACGCCCGCGCTGCGGTGGGGGATCTGA
- a CDS encoding sodium:solute symporter family protein translates to MPFLADANLRLDASPIDYIELAFYFVLVLGIGYLARRQVSSSLDFLLSGRSLPAWVTGLAFISANLGAVEVMGMSANGVLYGLPTVHYFWIGAIPAMLFLGLVMMPFYYGSKVRSVPEFMRRRFGPVAHLVNGISFAAAQILIAGANLFLLASVVNLLLGWPLWLSIVIAAAIVLGYTALGGLSAAIYNEVLQFFVIVVALLPLTIVGLVKVGGWQGLVDKISHGPGGSAQLHSWPGDNLTGFGNNFLSVLGIVFGLGFVLSFGYWTTNFVEVQRAMASKSMSAARRTPIIGAFPKMLVPFIVIIPGMIAGVVVPEYLQDKGLLLAGEPAKSGVTANNALLLLMRDLLPNGILGIAIAGLLASFMAGMAANLSSFNTVFTYDIWQTYVKKDRPDGYYLSLGRKTTVGATVLAIGTAFVAMQSANILTYLQDLFSFFNAPLFATFILGMFWKRMTAAAGWIGLVAGTASAITIWLLSQFEVLSLAGQGTSFVAAGTAFVVDIVVSVGVSLATEPKPDSQLVGLVYSLTPRDTLKHDNTGENAGWYRKPGLLAGIVLVLTIALNIIF, encoded by the coding sequence GTGCCGTTCCTCGCCGACGCGAACTTGCGGCTCGACGCGAGTCCGATCGACTACATCGAGTTGGCGTTCTATTTCGTCCTGGTGCTCGGCATCGGCTATCTCGCGCGAAGGCAGGTGTCGAGCAGTCTCGACTTCCTGCTGTCGGGCCGGTCGCTGCCGGCGTGGGTCACCGGCCTGGCGTTCATTTCCGCGAACCTCGGCGCGGTCGAGGTCATGGGCATGTCCGCGAACGGCGTCCTCTACGGCCTGCCGACCGTCCATTACTTCTGGATCGGCGCCATCCCGGCGATGCTGTTCCTCGGCCTGGTGATGATGCCGTTCTACTACGGCTCCAAGGTCCGCAGCGTCCCCGAGTTCATGCGCCGCCGGTTCGGGCCGGTCGCGCACCTCGTCAACGGCATCAGCTTCGCCGCGGCGCAGATCCTCATCGCGGGCGCGAACCTGTTCCTGCTGGCCAGCGTCGTGAACCTGCTGCTGGGCTGGCCGCTGTGGCTGTCGATCGTCATCGCCGCCGCCATCGTGCTCGGCTACACCGCGCTGGGCGGGCTGTCCGCCGCGATCTACAACGAGGTGCTGCAGTTCTTCGTGATCGTCGTGGCGCTGCTGCCGCTCACCATCGTCGGCCTGGTCAAGGTCGGCGGCTGGCAGGGCCTGGTCGACAAGATCTCGCACGGCCCCGGCGGCTCCGCGCAGCTGCACTCCTGGCCCGGCGACAACCTGACCGGCTTCGGCAACAACTTCCTGTCCGTCCTCGGCATCGTGTTCGGTCTCGGCTTCGTGCTGTCCTTCGGGTACTGGACGACGAACTTCGTCGAGGTCCAGCGCGCGATGGCGTCGAAGAGCATGTCGGCCGCGCGGCGGACGCCGATCATCGGCGCGTTCCCGAAGATGCTGGTCCCGTTCATCGTGATCATCCCCGGCATGATCGCCGGCGTCGTGGTGCCGGAGTACTTGCAGGACAAGGGACTTCTGCTCGCGGGCGAACCGGCCAAGAGCGGGGTCACCGCGAACAACGCGCTCCTGCTGCTGATGCGCGACCTGCTCCCCAACGGCATCCTCGGCATCGCGATCGCCGGTCTGCTCGCGTCGTTCATGGCGGGCATGGCGGCGAACCTCAGCTCGTTCAACACCGTCTTCACCTACGACATCTGGCAGACGTACGTGAAGAAGGACCGGCCGGACGGCTACTACCTGAGCCTGGGCCGCAAGACCACGGTGGGCGCGACCGTGCTGGCCATCGGCACCGCGTTCGTCGCCATGCAGTCCGCGAACATCCTGACCTACCTGCAGGACCTGTTCTCGTTCTTCAACGCGCCGCTGTTCGCCACGTTCATCCTCGGCATGTTCTGGAAGCGGATGACCGCGGCCGCGGGCTGGATCGGCCTGGTGGCCGGCACCGCGTCGGCGATCACGATCTGGCTGTTGTCGCAGTTCGAGGTGCTTTCGCTCGCCGGGCAGGGCACCAGCTTCGTGGCGGCGGGCACCGCGTTCGTGGTCGACATCGTGGTGAGCGTCGGGGTTTCGCTGGCCACCGAGCCGAAGCCGGACTCGCAGCTGGTCGGCCTGGTCTACTCGCTCACGCCGCGCGACACGCTCAAGCACGACAACACCGGCGAGAACGCGGGCTGGTACCGCAAGCCGGGCCTGCTGGCCGGCATCGTCCTCGTGCTCACCATCGCTCTCAACATCATCTTCTGA
- a CDS encoding TetR/AcrR family transcriptional regulator encodes MASDDQRERILSEAVKLLAEAGPSGLSTRAVATAAGVQTPTLYRLFADKDGLLDAVATFGFESYLAEKRAFEPSEDPVEDLRRGWDVHVAFGLANPAIYTLMYGNVRPGRQPAAAAENRAILCGMLERANARGLLRVPVEAAAVAIEASTTGAVLLLLAQPEEARDVQLIRPLRDVVLDALTEQTAPAEGSPIADRAQALLGIVAPTKDADPVTDAGFSVFEAGLLREWLARLDKAGR; translated from the coding sequence ATGGCATCGGACGACCAGCGCGAGCGCATCCTGAGCGAAGCGGTGAAATTGCTGGCCGAGGCCGGCCCGTCGGGGCTGTCCACGCGCGCTGTCGCGACGGCGGCCGGAGTTCAAACGCCGACGCTGTACCGGCTTTTCGCGGACAAGGACGGGCTGCTCGATGCCGTGGCCACCTTCGGCTTCGAGAGTTACCTCGCGGAGAAGCGCGCGTTCGAGCCGAGCGAGGACCCGGTCGAGGACCTGCGCCGAGGCTGGGACGTGCACGTCGCGTTCGGGCTGGCCAATCCCGCGATCTACACGCTGATGTACGGAAACGTCCGGCCGGGCAGGCAACCCGCGGCGGCCGCGGAAAACCGGGCCATCCTGTGCGGCATGCTCGAACGCGCCAACGCGCGAGGCCTGCTCCGGGTGCCCGTCGAGGCGGCCGCGGTGGCCATCGAGGCGTCCACGACCGGCGCGGTTCTGCTTCTGCTGGCGCAGCCGGAGGAAGCGCGAGACGTCCAGTTGATCCGGCCGTTGCGCGACGTCGTGCTCGACGCGCTGACCGAGCAAACCGCGCCCGCCGAGGGTTCCCCGATCGCCGATCGGGCGCAGGCCCTGCTCGGGATCGTCGCCCCCACCAAAGACGCCGACCCGGTGACCGACGCGGGCTTCAGCGTCTTCGAGGCCGGCCTGCTGCGCGAATGGCTCGCCCGGCTCGACAAGGCCGGCCGATAG
- a CDS encoding flavodoxin family protein translates to MSSVHVAIAYYSGYGHTLEIAKAVADGAGSVPGAGAELVDVAEMTDAKWETLDASDAIIFGTPTYMGSASGAFHAFAEATSKRWMSQRWLDKLASGFTNSGSMSGDKLHTLQYLALLAAQHGMHWVSLGLMPGWNTTTSSEHDDNRLGFYLGAGAQTWNDQGPEAVHAADLATARHLGARVATQALRYRLPLAS, encoded by the coding sequence ATGTCCTCTGTTCACGTCGCGATCGCCTACTACTCCGGCTACGGGCACACCCTCGAGATCGCGAAGGCCGTCGCCGACGGCGCCGGGTCAGTGCCCGGGGCCGGCGCCGAACTGGTCGACGTCGCCGAAATGACCGACGCGAAATGGGAAACCCTCGACGCGAGCGACGCGATCATCTTCGGCACGCCGACCTACATGGGTTCGGCGTCCGGGGCGTTCCACGCGTTCGCCGAGGCGACCTCGAAACGCTGGATGTCCCAGCGGTGGCTGGACAAACTCGCGTCCGGGTTCACCAACTCCGGTTCGATGAGCGGCGACAAACTGCACACCCTGCAGTACCTGGCCCTGCTCGCCGCACAGCACGGCATGCACTGGGTCAGCCTCGGCCTGATGCCCGGCTGGAACACCACGACCAGCAGCGAACACGACGACAACCGGCTCGGGTTCTATCTCGGCGCGGGCGCGCAAACCTGGAACGACCAGGGCCCGGAAGCCGTCCACGCCGCGGACCTCGCCACGGCACGCCACCTCGGCGCGCGGGTCGCTACGCAGGCCCTGCGGTACCGGCTGCCGCTCGCTTCGTAG
- the nucS gene encoding endonuclease NucS: MRLVVARCQVDYVGRLTAHLPMANRVLMVKADGSVLVHSDGGSYKPLNWMSPPCWLIEDPDIWTVQNKAGEKLVITIDEVMHDSKHDLGVDPGLQKDGVEAHLQELLAEHIKTLGDGYTLVRREYPTAIGPVDIMARDADGGSVAVEIKRRGEIDGVEQLTRYLELLNRDPLLAPVQGVFAAQVIKPQARVLAEDRGIRCVVLDYDALRGTDSDEFRLF, translated from the coding sequence ATGAGGCTCGTCGTCGCCCGGTGCCAGGTCGACTACGTCGGCAGGCTGACCGCGCATCTCCCGATGGCCAACCGCGTCCTGATGGTGAAGGCCGACGGTTCGGTGCTCGTGCACTCCGACGGCGGCTCGTACAAGCCGCTGAACTGGATGTCGCCGCCGTGCTGGCTGATCGAGGACCCGGACATCTGGACGGTCCAGAACAAGGCAGGCGAGAAGCTCGTCATCACGATCGACGAGGTCATGCACGATTCGAAGCACGACCTCGGCGTCGACCCCGGCCTGCAGAAGGACGGCGTGGAAGCGCACCTGCAGGAACTGCTCGCCGAGCACATCAAAACCCTCGGCGACGGCTACACGCTGGTCCGGCGCGAGTACCCGACCGCGATCGGCCCGGTCGACATCATGGCGCGCGACGCCGACGGCGGTTCGGTCGCGGTGGAAATCAAGCGCCGCGGCGAGATCGACGGGGTCGAGCAGCTGACCCGGTACCTCGAACTCCTCAACCGAGACCCGCTGCTGGCCCCGGTCCAGGGCGTGTTCGCGGCGCAGGTGATCAAGCCGCAGGCGCGGGTCCTCGCCGAAGACCGCGGGATCCGCTGCGTCGTCCTGGACTACGACGCGTTGCGCGGCACGGATTCCGACGAGTTCCGGCTGTTCTGA
- a CDS encoding NUDIX hydrolase, with the protein MDPIQRVATREVYRNNWMTVREDAVRRADGSDGIYGVVDKPTYALVIPLDGDRLHLVEQFRYPLGMRRWEFPQGTAPDLAETPPAELARRELREETGLRASALTELGMLDVAPGMASQRGHVYLATGLAEGEPEREPEEQDMRTAWFSRSEVEKMISTGEISDAQSVAAYTLLLLHERR; encoded by the coding sequence GTGGACCCCATTCAGCGTGTCGCGACCCGCGAGGTGTATCGGAACAACTGGATGACGGTGCGCGAGGACGCCGTCCGCCGCGCCGACGGCAGCGACGGGATCTACGGCGTCGTCGACAAACCGACCTACGCCCTGGTCATCCCCCTCGACGGCGACCGGCTGCACCTGGTCGAGCAGTTCCGGTATCCGCTCGGGATGCGGCGCTGGGAATTCCCGCAGGGCACCGCGCCCGACCTCGCCGAGACCCCGCCCGCCGAACTGGCCCGGCGGGAATTGCGCGAGGAAACCGGATTGCGGGCGTCGGCGTTGACGGAACTGGGAATGCTCGACGTCGCGCCCGGGATGGCCAGCCAGCGCGGCCACGTGTATCTCGCGACCGGCCTCGCCGAGGGCGAACCGGAACGGGAGCCGGAGGAACAGGACATGCGGACGGCGTGGTTCAGCCGGTCCGAGGTGGAGAAGATGATCTCGACCGGGGAGATCTCGGACGCGCAGTCGGTGGCCGCGTACACGTTGCTGCTGCTGCACGAACGCCGCTGA